A DNA window from Chelativorans sp. AA-79 contains the following coding sequences:
- a CDS encoding ABC transporter substrate-binding protein: MTIKRRDFLAGSAGLAGMAGLGALGLRPAFAESEPTYTPEEGASLRLLRWVPFVKGDEEAWNANTQKFTEQTGVQVRVDQESWEDIRPKAAVAANVGSGPDMVMAWFDDAHQYPDKLVDLTELANYLGEKYGGWYDGLRGYATRGDQFIAMPLTAIGNAVCYRDSHMKAAGFSEFPQDTDGFLELCKAMKAAGTPAGFPHGKAVGDGNNYAHWLLWSHGGKMVDEQGRVTINSPETIEAINYAKALYETFIPGTESWLDINNNRAFLAGQISLTANGVSLYYAAKNDQALQEIAEDIRTTNFPIGPVGESAELHQTSSILLFNHCQYPEAAKAYIKFMMEADQMNAWIEGSSAYCCQPLKAFADNPVWTADPVHAPYARASETLRPNGYAGPLGYASAGVMADYVLVDMFASAVTGQTTPEEAAAEAERRANRYYRI; the protein is encoded by the coding sequence ATGACCATAAAGCGACGCGATTTTCTGGCAGGATCGGCAGGTCTGGCGGGCATGGCAGGGCTCGGCGCCCTGGGGCTGCGCCCGGCATTCGCCGAATCCGAGCCGACCTACACGCCGGAGGAAGGAGCGAGCCTCAGGCTCCTGCGCTGGGTGCCGTTCGTGAAGGGCGACGAGGAAGCCTGGAACGCCAACACGCAGAAATTCACCGAGCAGACGGGCGTTCAGGTGCGCGTCGACCAGGAAAGCTGGGAGGATATCCGCCCCAAGGCGGCCGTGGCCGCCAATGTGGGCAGCGGCCCGGACATGGTGATGGCCTGGTTCGACGATGCGCACCAGTATCCGGACAAGTTGGTGGATCTGACCGAGCTGGCCAATTATCTCGGCGAAAAATATGGCGGCTGGTATGACGGCCTGCGTGGCTATGCCACGCGCGGCGACCAGTTCATCGCCATGCCGCTGACGGCGATCGGCAATGCAGTCTGCTACCGCGACAGCCATATGAAGGCAGCTGGCTTCAGCGAGTTCCCGCAGGATACGGACGGCTTTCTGGAGCTTTGCAAGGCGATGAAGGCAGCCGGCACGCCGGCGGGCTTCCCGCACGGCAAGGCCGTCGGCGACGGCAACAACTATGCGCACTGGCTGCTCTGGAGCCATGGCGGCAAGATGGTGGACGAGCAGGGCAGGGTCACCATCAACAGCCCTGAGACCATCGAGGCTATCAACTACGCCAAGGCGCTCTACGAAACCTTCATTCCCGGCACGGAAAGCTGGCTCGACATCAACAACAACCGCGCCTTTCTGGCCGGCCAGATCTCGCTGACCGCCAACGGCGTCTCGCTGTACTACGCCGCGAAGAACGATCAGGCCTTGCAGGAAATCGCCGAGGACATCCGCACCACCAACTTCCCCATCGGTCCCGTGGGCGAGAGCGCGGAGCTGCACCAGACGAGCTCCATACTCCTCTTCAACCACTGCCAGTATCCGGAAGCGGCGAAGGCCTATATCAAGTTCATGATGGAAGCCGACCAGATGAACGCCTGGATCGAAGGCTCCAGCGCCTATTGCTGTCAGCCGCTCAAGGCCTTTGCGGATAATCCCGTCTGGACGGCGGACCCGGTTCACGCGCCTTACGCCCGTGCTTCCGAAACGCTCCGGCCGAACGGCTATGCCGGCCCGCTGGGCTATGCCTCGGCCGGGGTCATGGCGGACTACGTGCTGGTCGACATGTTCGCTTCCGCCGTCACCGGGCAAACGACGCCGGAAGAGGCGGCCGCGGAAGCAGAGAGAAGGGCAAACCGGTATTACCGGATTTAG
- the ugpC gene encoding sn-glycerol-3-phosphate ABC transporter ATP-binding protein UgpC — MAEVQFVDVKKSFGAVPVIKGVNIGIDDGEFVILVGPSGCGKSTLLRMLAGLENISAGAIRIGDRIVNAVPPKDRDIAMVFQNYALYPHMTVADNMAFSLKLKGAAKEERDKRVNAAAEILGLSHLLDRYPRQLSGGQRQRVAMGRAIVRDPQVFLFDEPLSNLDAKLRVAMRAEIKELHQRLQTTTVYVTHDQIEAMTMADKIVVMHDGIVEQIGAPLDLYDRPANLFVAGFIGSPAMNMIHGRLDPENRTVFVAEDGTRLPVADPGQNAVGRDLVYGVRPEFISLDPAGFPAEVIVTEPTGYETHMIVRLGGGEANCVFRERVQARPGETINLAIDADRVHLFDREAGQRLSA; from the coding sequence ATGGCGGAAGTCCAGTTTGTTGACGTGAAGAAGTCCTTTGGGGCGGTTCCCGTTATCAAGGGAGTGAATATAGGCATCGATGACGGCGAGTTCGTCATTCTCGTCGGCCCCTCGGGCTGCGGGAAATCGACGCTGCTGCGCATGCTGGCGGGCTTGGAAAACATCTCCGCGGGGGCGATCCGCATCGGCGACAGGATCGTCAACGCCGTGCCGCCGAAGGACAGGGACATCGCCATGGTGTTCCAGAATTATGCCCTCTACCCGCATATGACCGTGGCCGACAACATGGCCTTCTCGCTAAAATTGAAAGGAGCAGCCAAAGAGGAGAGGGACAAGCGCGTCAACGCCGCGGCCGAGATTCTCGGCCTTTCGCATCTGCTCGACCGCTATCCGCGCCAACTCTCGGGCGGTCAGCGTCAGCGCGTCGCCATGGGGCGGGCGATCGTGCGTGATCCGCAGGTCTTCCTCTTCGACGAGCCTCTGTCGAACCTCGACGCCAAGCTGCGCGTGGCGATGCGGGCGGAGATCAAGGAACTGCACCAGCGCCTGCAAACGACGACGGTTTATGTGACGCATGACCAGATCGAGGCGATGACCATGGCCGACAAGATCGTGGTCATGCATGACGGCATCGTCGAACAGATAGGTGCCCCGCTCGATCTCTACGACAGGCCGGCCAATCTGTTCGTGGCGGGTTTCATCGGCTCGCCGGCCATGAACATGATCCACGGGCGTCTGGATCCCGAAAACAGGACCGTCTTCGTGGCCGAAGACGGCACGCGGCTGCCGGTCGCGGACCCGGGTCAGAACGCGGTCGGGCGCGATCTCGTCTATGGCGTGCGGCCGGAGTTCATAAGCCTCGATCCCGCCGGCTTCCCTGCCGAGGTGATCGTGACGGAGCCCACGGGTTATGAGACCCATATGATCGTGAGGCTCGGTGGCGGGGAGGCGAACTGCGTCTTCCGCGAGCGCGTGCAGGCGCGCCCCGGAGAGACCATCAATCTCGCCATCGATGCCGATCGTGTTCATCTTTTCGACAGGGAGGCAGGCCAGAGGCTTTCGGCTTGA
- the hisD gene encoding histidinol dehydrogenase yields MTTRLSTAEADFEARFSAFLSTKREVSEEVDAAVREIVARVRAEGDSAVAEYTQRFDRFDVQKAGMRISRQEIEAAYENIDSETLDALKLAKERIEAHHRRQLPTDARYTDALGVELGWRWTPVGAVGLYVPGGLASYPSSVLMNAVPARVAGVERVVIATPTPGGEINPLVLVAADLAGVAEILRIGGAQAIAALAHGTETISPVGKIVGPGNAYVSAAKRQVFGQVGIDMIAGPSEVLVVADRDNDPDWIAADLLAQAEHDTAAQSILMTDDPRFAEAVAEAVERQLKLLSRSEIAGASWRDFGAIILVRSFEEVPALVDRIAPEHLELAIQNAEMLLLRINNAGAVFLGRHTPEVIGDYVGGSNHVLPTARSARFSSGLSVLDFVKRMSILRLDAEQLRALGPAAIALAKAEGLEAHGRSVSIRLNL; encoded by the coding sequence ATGACGACGAGGCTTTCCACCGCCGAAGCCGATTTCGAGGCCCGCTTCTCCGCCTTCCTCTCGACAAAGCGCGAGGTTTCGGAGGAGGTCGACGCGGCCGTCCGCGAGATCGTCGCCCGTGTGCGGGCCGAGGGGGACAGCGCGGTTGCCGAGTACACGCAGCGCTTCGACCGCTTCGATGTCCAGAAGGCCGGCATGCGGATTTCGCGCCAGGAGATAGAGGCCGCCTACGAGAATATCGATAGCGAGACACTCGACGCGCTCAAACTCGCGAAGGAGCGCATCGAGGCGCATCATCGCCGGCAGCTTCCAACAGATGCGCGCTATACGGATGCGCTCGGGGTCGAACTTGGCTGGCGCTGGACGCCGGTCGGCGCCGTGGGTCTTTATGTGCCGGGCGGCCTCGCAAGCTATCCGAGCTCCGTGCTCATGAACGCGGTGCCGGCGCGGGTAGCCGGCGTGGAGCGGGTCGTGATCGCCACTCCCACGCCCGGCGGCGAAATCAATCCGCTGGTGCTGGTGGCCGCGGATCTGGCCGGTGTCGCCGAGATCCTGCGCATCGGCGGGGCCCAGGCGATCGCGGCATTGGCCCATGGCACCGAAACCATTTCGCCCGTAGGCAAGATCGTCGGTCCGGGCAATGCCTATGTGTCGGCCGCCAAGCGGCAGGTTTTCGGCCAGGTGGGCATCGATATGATCGCAGGCCCCTCGGAAGTGCTGGTGGTCGCCGACCGCGACAACGACCCGGACTGGATCGCGGCCGATCTTCTCGCGCAGGCCGAGCACGACACGGCGGCGCAGTCCATCCTCATGACGGACGATCCTCGATTCGCCGAGGCGGTGGCCGAGGCGGTGGAACGGCAGTTGAAGCTTCTGTCACGGTCGGAGATCGCCGGCGCGAGCTGGCGCGACTTCGGCGCCATCATCCTCGTGCGCAGTTTCGAGGAGGTGCCGGCGCTCGTCGACCGCATCGCGCCCGAGCATCTGGAACTTGCGATCCAAAACGCGGAGATGCTGCTCTTGCGCATCAACAATGCGGGCGCCGTTTTTCTCGGCCGGCATACGCCGGAGGTGATCGGCGACTATGTGGGAGGGTCGAACCACGTCCTGCCCACCGCGCGCTCTGCCCGCTTCTCCTCCGGCCTTTCCGTGCTCGATTTCGTCAAGCGCATGTCCATCCTTCGGCTCGATGCGGAACAGCTCCGTGCCCTTGGACCAGCGGCAATCGCCCTTGCCAAGGCCGAAGGGCTGGAGGCACATGGCCGCTCCGTCTCGATACGGCTGAACCTATAG
- a CDS encoding DUF2948 family protein — protein sequence MDLLKLAALDEEDLSIISAHVQDAVMKTGEITYLRGEKRLSIAMRRFAWEKERKGFFLRRQPHERRLAALTFDRVLAVRAAGIDVKKADEVLSLLAVRFVPRESPSGTIELAFSGGATIHLDVECIEARLSDLGAAWETPVRPRHSA from the coding sequence ATGGATCTGTTGAAGCTCGCCGCGCTCGATGAGGAGGACCTGAGCATCATCTCCGCGCATGTGCAGGACGCGGTGATGAAGACGGGGGAGATCACCTATCTCAGAGGCGAAAAGCGACTTTCCATCGCCATGCGGCGTTTCGCATGGGAAAAAGAGAGGAAAGGCTTCTTCCTTCGCCGCCAGCCGCATGAACGGCGCCTTGCAGCGCTCACGTTCGATCGGGTGCTTGCTGTCCGCGCCGCCGGTATAGACGTGAAAAAGGCGGACGAGGTGCTGTCGCTGCTGGCCGTGCGGTTCGTGCCACGCGAATCGCCTTCCGGTACGATCGAGCTCGCCTTCTCGGGTGGAGCCACGATCCATCTGGATGTGGAATGCATCGAGGCCCGGCTGAGCGACCTGGGCGCGGCCTGGGAAACGCCGGTTCGCCCCCGACACAGCGCATGA
- a CDS encoding sugar ABC transporter permease — MSTISPEAPRLTLSAFMQNGNVLAFLFMLPAAVFLVCFLTYPLGLGVWLGFTDTRIGRDGIFIGLENYEFLSRDSVFWLSVFNTLLYTVVASVLKFGLGLWLALLLNEKLPFKSILRAIVLLPWVVPTVLSALAFWWIYDSQFSIISWSLIQLGIIDSPINFLGSPNNARASVIAANVWRGIPFVAICLLAGLQTIPQSLQEAASLDGATGWQRFRYVTLPMLTPIIAVVMTFSVLFTFTDFQLIYVLTKGGPVNATHLMATLSFQRAIPGGQLGEGAAIAVAMIPFLLAAIMFSFFGLQRRKWQQGGQD; from the coding sequence ATGTCCACCATATCGCCCGAAGCGCCTCGCCTTACGCTTTCCGCCTTCATGCAGAATGGCAACGTGCTTGCCTTCCTGTTCATGCTGCCGGCGGCGGTTTTTCTCGTCTGTTTTCTGACCTATCCGCTCGGCCTCGGGGTCTGGCTCGGCTTCACCGACACGCGCATCGGCCGCGACGGCATCTTCATCGGGCTGGAGAATTATGAGTTTCTCTCGCGCGATTCCGTCTTCTGGCTGTCGGTCTTCAACACGCTTCTCTATACGGTCGTGGCCTCGGTGTTGAAATTCGGGCTGGGCCTCTGGCTGGCTTTGCTCCTCAACGAGAAGCTGCCCTTCAAGTCCATCCTGCGCGCCATCGTCCTGCTGCCATGGGTGGTGCCGACCGTTTTATCGGCGCTTGCCTTCTGGTGGATCTACGATTCCCAGTTCTCGATCATTTCCTGGTCGCTGATACAGCTCGGCATCATCGACAGTCCGATCAATTTCCTCGGCAGTCCGAACAACGCACGGGCCTCTGTGATCGCCGCCAATGTCTGGCGTGGCATACCCTTCGTCGCCATCTGCCTGCTGGCCGGGCTCCAGACCATCCCGCAGTCTCTGCAGGAGGCGGCGTCGCTTGATGGCGCCACGGGTTGGCAGCGCTTCCGCTATGTGACGCTTCCCATGCTCACGCCGATCATCGCGGTGGTGATGACCTTCTCGGTTCTCTTCACCTTCACCGACTTCCAGCTCATCTATGTGCTCACCAAGGGCGGGCCGGTGAACGCCACGCATCTGATGGCCACGCTCTCGTTCCAGCGCGCCATACCGGGCGGTCAGCTCGGGGAAGGGGCGGCCATCGCGGTCGCCATGATCCCGTTCCTGCTCGCAGCCATCATGTTCAGCTTCTTTGGCCTGCAACGCCGCAAATGGCAGCAGGGCGGCCAGGATTAG
- the murA gene encoding UDP-N-acetylglucosamine 1-carboxyvinyltransferase: MDRIRIRGGSELNGTIPISGAKNAALPLMIASLLTDDTLTLENVPHLADVEQLIRILGNHGVDYSVNGRRENQDKGYSRTIHFTARSIVDTTAPYDLVSKMRASFWVIGPLLARMGEARVSLPGGCAIGTRPVDLFIEGLRALGAEIDIEAGYVLARARNGLVGARYRFPKVSVGATHVMIMAASLAKGTTVLENAAREPEIVNLAECLNAMGAKISGAGTPTMTIEGVTSLSGARHRIIPDRIETGTYAMAVAMAGGDVLLEGARADLLETALGIFEQTGAEIIRANTGIRVKRNGAGISAVDVSTDPFPGFPTDLQAQFMALMTMAKGQSRITETIFENRFMHVQELARLGARISLSGQTAIVEGVDRLKGAPVMATDLRASVSLVIAGLAAEGETMVNRVYHLDRGFERLEEKLSGCGAEIERISG, from the coding sequence ATGGACCGCATACGCATCCGCGGCGGCAGCGAACTCAACGGTACCATCCCGATCTCCGGGGCGAAGAATGCCGCGCTGCCCCTGATGATCGCCTCGCTTCTGACCGACGACACGCTGACGCTCGAGAACGTGCCGCATCTCGCCGATGTCGAACAGCTCATCCGCATTCTTGGCAATCACGGCGTGGACTACTCCGTCAACGGACGCCGTGAGAACCAGGACAAGGGCTATTCGCGCACCATCCACTTCACCGCGCGCTCGATCGTCGACACCACCGCGCCCTATGATCTCGTCTCCAAGATGCGCGCGAGCTTCTGGGTGATCGGCCCGCTTCTGGCGCGCATGGGCGAGGCGCGGGTGTCCCTGCCCGGCGGCTGCGCCATCGGCACGCGGCCGGTCGATCTCTTCATCGAAGGCTTGCGCGCACTCGGAGCCGAGATCGATATCGAGGCCGGCTATGTGCTGGCCCGGGCCCGGAACGGGCTCGTCGGCGCGCGCTACCGGTTCCCAAAGGTCTCCGTCGGCGCGACGCATGTGATGATCATGGCCGCCTCGCTCGCCAAGGGCACCACGGTGCTGGAAAACGCGGCGCGGGAGCCTGAGATCGTCAACCTGGCGGAGTGCCTCAATGCCATGGGAGCGAAGATCTCCGGCGCGGGCACCCCCACCATGACAATCGAGGGTGTCACCAGCCTTTCAGGGGCGCGCCACCGCATCATCCCGGACCGGATCGAGACCGGCACCTACGCGATGGCGGTCGCCATGGCAGGCGGCGACGTGCTGCTCGAGGGCGCGCGCGCAGACCTTCTGGAAACGGCGCTCGGCATCTTCGAACAGACCGGCGCCGAGATCATCCGCGCCAATACGGGAATCCGCGTCAAGCGCAACGGCGCCGGCATCAGCGCCGTCGACGTGTCGACTGATCCCTTCCCGGGCTTTCCCACCGATCTGCAGGCGCAGTTCATGGCGCTCATGACCATGGCGAAAGGCCAATCGCGAATCACGGAGACCATTTTCGAGAACCGCTTCATGCATGTTCAGGAGCTTGCGCGCCTCGGCGCACGCATCTCCCTTTCCGGCCAGACGGCGATCGTCGAAGGCGTGGACAGGCTGAAGGGCGCTCCCGTCATGGCGACGGATCTGCGCGCCTCGGTGTCTCTGGTGATCGCGGGCCTTGCGGCGGAAGGCGAGACGATGGTCAACCGCGTCTATCATCTCGACCGCGGTTTCGAACGGCTGGAAGAAAAACTCTCCGGCTGCGGCGCGGAGATCGAGCGCATTTCGGGGTGA
- a CDS encoding UPF0262 family protein, translating into MGERTPGKARLIDVELDETVGRAAPDIEHERAVAIFDLVEENSFQPVGDSGDGPYRLKISLVDSRLVLTVTRESGEPVVTHMLSLTPFRRIVKDYFLVCESYYQAIRSATPSQIEAIDMGRRGLHNEGSQTLMDRLSGKIAVDFDTARRLFTLVCVLHWRG; encoded by the coding sequence ATGGGCGAGCGGACTCCCGGCAAGGCGCGCCTCATCGATGTCGAGCTGGACGAGACGGTCGGACGCGCGGCACCCGATATCGAGCACGAACGCGCCGTCGCCATTTTCGACCTGGTGGAGGAAAACAGCTTCCAGCCCGTGGGTGATTCCGGGGACGGCCCCTACCGGCTGAAGATCTCGCTGGTCGATTCGCGCCTGGTGCTGACGGTGACACGGGAAAGCGGCGAGCCCGTCGTCACGCATATGCTCTCGCTCACCCCGTTCCGGCGCATCGTGAAGGACTATTTCCTCGTCTGCGAGAGCTATTACCAGGCCATCCGCTCCGCCACGCCGAGCCAGATCGAGGCCATCGACATGGGCCGGCGCGGGCTCCACAACGAGGGATCACAAACGTTGATGGATCGCCTCAGCGGCAAGATCGCAGTAGATTTCGATACGGCGCGGCGACTCTTCACGCTTGTCTGCGTTCTGCACTGGCGGGGCTGA
- a CDS encoding SDR family oxidoreductase: MAEQKSGEGKIALVTGGGSGVGRGIAEALSAEGFTVVITGRRAEVLETAVREIGAETGGKLRAVAADIGDPASVEALFAEVREAFGRLDLLVNNAGTNLPAVPMEEITFDQWSTILAANLTGAFLCTQQAMRLMKAQTPRGGRIINNGSISAQTPRPHSAPYTATKHAITGLTKSTALDGRPFDIACGQIDIGNASTDMTSRMSVGVLQASGETAVEPTIPVAHIAKAVIYMASLPLDANVLTMTVMATKMPLVGRG, translated from the coding sequence ATGGCTGAACAGAAGTCGGGCGAAGGAAAGATTGCGCTGGTGACGGGCGGCGGATCGGGCGTGGGCCGCGGTATAGCGGAAGCGCTGAGCGCCGAGGGGTTTACGGTCGTGATCACCGGCCGGCGTGCCGAAGTCCTGGAGACGGCCGTCCGCGAGATCGGAGCGGAGACCGGCGGAAAACTCAGGGCCGTTGCGGCCGATATCGGCGACCCGGCCTCGGTGGAGGCTCTGTTCGCAGAGGTCCGGGAGGCTTTCGGTCGCCTCGATCTCCTGGTGAACAATGCCGGTACGAATCTTCCCGCCGTTCCGATGGAGGAGATCACATTCGATCAGTGGAGCACGATCCTGGCCGCCAATCTGACCGGGGCTTTCCTGTGCACCCAGCAGGCCATGCGGCTCATGAAGGCGCAGACGCCACGCGGCGGGCGGATCATCAACAACGGATCCATTTCCGCCCAGACGCCGCGGCCCCACTCCGCCCCCTACACGGCGACGAAGCACGCCATCACCGGGCTCACGAAATCGACAGCGCTGGACGGCAGGCCCTTCGACATCGCCTGCGGGCAGATCGATATCGGCAATGCGTCGACCGACATGACATCCAGGATGAGTGTCGGCGTGCTGCAGGCGAGCGGGGAAACCGCGGTGGAGCCGACGATTCCGGTGGCGCATATAGCGAAGGCAGTGATCTATATGGCGAGCCTGCCGCTCGATGCGAATGTGCTGACCATGACGGTGATGGCCACGAAGATGCCGCTTGTCGGGCGCGGCTGA
- the denD gene encoding D-erythronate dehydrogenase, which yields MHVLVIGAAGMIGRKLVEKLAGEKEILGAEISRLSLVDVVEPPVPPALADLASASAMDISQPGSAEKLAAMRPDIIFHLAAIVSGEAEADFEKGYRINLDGTRALFEAIRLEGQKEPYRPRLIFASSIAVFGAPFPQKIGDEFFSTPLTSYGTQKAISELLLSDYSRRGFFDGLGIRLPTICIRPGKPNKAASGFFSNILREPLAGQEAVLPVDEDVRHWFASPRSAVDFFIHAATLDLEGVGARRNLTMPGLSALVGEEIEALRRIAGEKAVRLIRREPDPVIRRIVEGWPTDFDARRAEALGFRAEKSFDEIIRIHIEDELGGRIHG from the coding sequence ATGCATGTGCTTGTAATCGGCGCGGCCGGCATGATCGGTCGGAAGCTGGTCGAAAAGCTTGCCGGGGAAAAAGAGATCCTGGGCGCCGAAATAAGCCGCCTCTCGCTGGTCGATGTCGTGGAACCGCCCGTACCGCCGGCGCTCGCCGATCTCGCATCAGCATCCGCGATGGACATCTCCCAGCCCGGGTCTGCGGAAAAGCTCGCCGCGATGCGCCCGGACATCATCTTTCATCTGGCGGCGATCGTCTCCGGGGAAGCGGAAGCCGATTTCGAGAAGGGCTACCGCATCAATCTCGACGGGACGCGCGCCCTCTTCGAGGCCATCCGCCTCGAAGGCCAAAAAGAACCGTACCGCCCTCGCCTTATCTTCGCATCCTCCATCGCCGTGTTCGGTGCGCCCTTTCCGCAGAAGATCGGTGACGAGTTCTTCAGCACGCCGCTCACGAGCTACGGCACCCAGAAGGCGATTTCTGAGCTTTTGCTTTCCGACTATTCGCGCCGCGGCTTCTTCGACGGCCTCGGCATCCGGCTGCCCACGATCTGCATAAGGCCGGGTAAGCCGAACAAGGCGGCCTCTGGCTTTTTCTCCAACATCCTGCGCGAACCCCTCGCGGGCCAGGAGGCGGTGCTGCCGGTGGATGAGGATGTGCGCCACTGGTTCGCAAGCCCGCGCTCCGCGGTGGATTTCTTCATCCACGCGGCTACGCTGGACCTCGAAGGGGTCGGCGCGCGGCGCAATCTGACGATGCCCGGCCTATCCGCCCTCGTGGGTGAGGAGATCGAGGCACTGCGGCGCATCGCGGGCGAGAAGGCGGTGCGGCTCATTCGCAGGGAACCGGACCCGGTGATTCGCCGGATCGTGGAGGGCTGGCCCACGGATTTCGACGCCCGCCGCGCCGAGGCACTGGGATTCCGCGCCGAGAAGAGCTTTGACGAGATTATCCGGATTCACATCGAGGACGAACTAGGCGGGAGAATTCATGGCTGA